Within Serratia odorifera, the genomic segment GAGCGCGATACGCAACTGGTCACGCGGGAACTGCGCCGAGGTGGCGATAAACGGTGAATTCGGTTTGAGGATCTCTTTGATGGCTTCCGGCTGGCCGTCAACGCTGACCAGTTTCACCTTGGCGCCGTTGCTTTCAATCGCCGCCAGGGCGCCGAGCGCGCCAACGTCATTAACGCTGAAGATGCCCGCCAGATCCGGCGCCGACTGCAGCATGTTTTCAGTCACCGTCAGCGCGGTATCGCGCTCCTGCTTGCCGTTTTGTTTGGTGACAATCTTGATGTCGGGGTATTTCTTCATCGCCGCTTCGAAGCCGCGCACCCGCTCCAGGATCGGCACCACCGGGATGCCGTCAAGGATCGCTACCTTGCCTTTACCACCCAGTGATTTCGCCAGGTACTCGCCCGCCTGGAAGCCGGCGTCGTAGTTTTCCGAACCGACGAACGAGTCCAGGGGTCCGTCAGCCTGCGCGTCAATCGCCACCA encodes:
- a CDS encoding ABC transporter substrate-binding protein; this encodes MFSFFKKTLPFIVAGGMLAASHVALAKQITIGMSFQEMNNDYFVTMKQALDQAAADIGAKVYVADARHDVAKQIGDVEDMLQKKVDILLINPTDSVGVQSAVISAHKAGAVVVAIDAQADGPLDSFVGSENYDAGFQAGEYLAKSLGGKGKVAILDGIPVVPILERVRGFEAAMKKYPDIKIVTKQNGKQERDTALTVTENMLQSAPDLAGIFSVNDVGALGALAAIESNGAKVKLVSVDGQPEAIKEILKPNSPFIATSAQFPRDQLRIALGIALARYWGATVPKTVPVKVKLIDRSNAAGFSW